One Oxyura jamaicensis isolate SHBP4307 breed ruddy duck chromosome 18 unlocalized genomic scaffold, BPBGC_Ojam_1.0 oxy18_random_OJ166, whole genome shotgun sequence genomic window carries:
- the LOC118158047 gene encoding mitochondrial dicarboxylate carrier-like: MYRVLREEGLKKLFSGATMASSRGALVTVGQLSCYDQAKQLVLTTGLLSDNIFTHFLASFIAGGCATFLCQPLDVLKTRLMNSQGEYRGVTHCAMETAKLGPLAFYKAASIPLLKRGLWDLTLASTEILPS; the protein is encoded by the exons ATGTACCGCGTCCTCCGGGAAG AGGGCTTGAAGAAACTGTTCTCAGGAGCTACGATGGCATCCAGTCGAGGGGCCCTAGTCACTGTTGGGCAG CTTTCCTGTTATGACCAAGCCAAGCAGCTGGTTCTCACGACTGGGTTGCTGTCAGACAACATCTTCACTCACTTTCTGGCCAGCTTCATTgct GGCGGATGCGCCACATTCCTGTGCCAGCCCCTGGACGTGCTCAAGACGCGCCTCATGAACTCCCAGGGCGAGTACCGG GGTGTCACCCACTGTGCCATGGAGACTGCCAAGCTCGGGCCCCTCGCTTTCTACAAG GCAGCGTCCATTCCCCTTCTGAAACGGGGGCTGTGGGATCTGACCCTGGCTTCTACCGAGATTCTGCCTTCGTAG
- the ARL16 gene encoding ADP-ribosylation factor-like protein 16 isoform X1 — protein MAAAGRRGGGCLLLGAAGVGKSLLGKRLRQLSSRDGAKELGEPPATLPTVGTNLTELPLPPKVTVRELGGCMGPIWPSYYGECGAVMFVIDAANPTQVSSSCVQLLALLSAEQLAAVPVLILFNKIDLPCYMSLVEMKSLFRMQDIVSCATQPITILEASARDGTGLSDVLQWLKDTFRDPS, from the exons atggcggcggcggggcggcgcgggggcggctgcctgctgctgggcgCCGCGGGCGTCGGCAAGAGCCTGCTGGGGAAGCGGCTCCGGC AGCTGAGCTCCCGGGACGGGGCCAAGGAGCTGGGCGAGCCCCCGGCCACGCTGCCCACG GTGGGCACCAACCTGACGGAGCTGCCGCTGCCGCCGAAGGTGACGGTGCGGGAGCTGGGCGGCTGCATGGGCCCCATCTGGCCCAGCTACTACGGGGAGTGCGGCGCCGTGATG ttCGTGATCGACGCCGCCAACCCCACCCAGGTGTCCTCGTCCTGCGTccagctgctggccctgctgtcTGCCGAGCAGCTTGCCGCCGTGCCCGTGCTGATCCTCTTCAACAAGAT TGATCTGCCCTGCTACATGTCGCTGGTGGAGATGAAGTCGCTGTTCCGCATGCAAGACATCGTCTCCTGCGCTACGCAGCCCATCACGATTCTGGAGGCCAGCGCGCGTGACGGCACCGGGCTGTCCGACGTCCTGCAGTGGCTGAAGGACACCTTCAGGGACCCCAGCTGA
- the ARL16 gene encoding ADP-ribosylation factor-like protein 16 isoform X2, which yields MGPIWPSYYGECGAVMFVIDAANPTQVSSSCVQLLALLSAEQLAAVPVLILFNKIDLPCYMSLVEMKSLFRMQDIVSCATQPITILEASARDGTGLSDVLQWLKDTFRDPS from the exons ATGGGCCCCATCTGGCCCAGCTACTACGGGGAGTGCGGCGCCGTGATG ttCGTGATCGACGCCGCCAACCCCACCCAGGTGTCCTCGTCCTGCGTccagctgctggccctgctgtcTGCCGAGCAGCTTGCCGCCGTGCCCGTGCTGATCCTCTTCAACAAGAT TGATCTGCCCTGCTACATGTCGCTGGTGGAGATGAAGTCGCTGTTCCGCATGCAAGACATCGTCTCCTGCGCTACGCAGCCCATCACGATTCTGGAGGCCAGCGCGCGTGACGGCACCGGGCTGTCCGACGTCCTGCAGTGGCTGAAGGACACCTTCAGGGACCCCAGCTGA
- the LOC118158044 gene encoding uncharacterized protein LOC118158044 isoform X1: MDSLHQNQGPGRAPAQDAQSRMLAEQEERRKSRLQISGHLFIKRFLILLNEKQLAEDIKKQYIEKVLHAVFFFGRVHKRMVKPTDFLGPRIYQSLRAKFPRPFEQYDTHLPGLTPYSILLQFGTEVAGCSTQEQMESFLRDFNNTLQNELQQEANLKPSEFVFRAAIVAFSIYRDPEDGAAPPLFYGASLSCSGLLERKIMIDILCIKTWHKAVAFAVHHGEHDLAIVFPDKVQCRAFYYRHGAFMEKQPCVKCREMFHVDFQPPADGTRENSQWPYGNCAENESLSKLLQGIPGLQERVVSTHTPPQPNTYQAIEQEFTDSIESSFRNHLVQLLQENNLFSYHPLQLF, translated from the exons ATGGACTCCTTGCACCAAAACCAG GGCCCTGGCCGTGCTCCAGCGCAGGACGCTCAGAG CAGGATGTTGGCGGAGCAAGAGGAGCGTCGTAAAAGCCGATTGCAGATCAGCGGGCATCTCTTCATCAAGCGGTTCTTGATTTTGCTGAATGAGAAGCAGCTGGCCGAAGACATCAAAAAGCAATACATAGAAAAG GTGCTGCACGCGGTGTTCTTCTTCGGAAGGGTGCACAAGAGGATGGTGAAACCCACTGACTTCCTAGGGCCCAGGATTTACCAGAGTCTGCGGGCGAAGTTCCCCAGACCGTTCGAACAGTACGACACCCACCTCCCTGGCCTGACACCCTACTCCATCCTGCTGCAGTTC GGCACTGAAGTagcaggctgcagcacccaAGAGCAAATGGAGTCTTTCTTGCGTGACTTTAACAACACTCTGCAAAACGAATTACAGCAAGAAGCCAACCTGAAGCCCAGTGAGTTCGTCTTCAGAGCTGCAATTGTTGCTTTCAGCATCTACAGAGACCCCGAGGATGGAGCAGCCCCCCCTCTCTTTTACGGAGCATCCCTGTCCTGCAGCGGGCTGCTGGAGAGGAAGATCATGATTGACATCCTGTGCATAAAGACGTGGCACAAGGCGGTGGCGTTCGCGGTGCACCACGGGGAGCACGATCTGGCCATTGTGTTCCCTGACAAGGTACAGTGCCGGGCCTTCTACTACAGGCACGGAGCCTTCATGGAAAAGCAGCCCTGCGTGAAATGCAGGGAGATGTTCCACGTTGACTTCCAGCCACCCGCAGACGGCACCAGGGAAAATTCCCAATGGCCATACGGTAACTGTGCCGAGAACGAGAGCCTGAgcaagctgctgcagggcatcccggggctgcaggagagggtTGTCTCGACACACACTCCCCCCCAGCCAAACACCTATCAGGCCATAGAGCAAGAATTTACAGACAGCATAGAAAGCAGTTTTAGAAATCACCTTGTCCAGttgcttcaggaaaataatttattttcttatcatcCTCTGCAACTCTTTTGA
- the LOC118158044 gene encoding uncharacterized protein LOC118158044 isoform X2: MDSLHQNQGPGRAPAQDAQRMLAEQEERRKSRLQISGHLFIKRFLILLNEKQLAEDIKKQYIEKVLHAVFFFGRVHKRMVKPTDFLGPRIYQSLRAKFPRPFEQYDTHLPGLTPYSILLQFGTEVAGCSTQEQMESFLRDFNNTLQNELQQEANLKPSEFVFRAAIVAFSIYRDPEDGAAPPLFYGASLSCSGLLERKIMIDILCIKTWHKAVAFAVHHGEHDLAIVFPDKVQCRAFYYRHGAFMEKQPCVKCREMFHVDFQPPADGTRENSQWPYGNCAENESLSKLLQGIPGLQERVVSTHTPPQPNTYQAIEQEFTDSIESSFRNHLVQLLQENNLFSYHPLQLF; this comes from the exons ATGGACTCCTTGCACCAAAACCAG GGCCCTGGCCGTGCTCCAGCGCAGGACGCTCAGAG GATGTTGGCGGAGCAAGAGGAGCGTCGTAAAAGCCGATTGCAGATCAGCGGGCATCTCTTCATCAAGCGGTTCTTGATTTTGCTGAATGAGAAGCAGCTGGCCGAAGACATCAAAAAGCAATACATAGAAAAG GTGCTGCACGCGGTGTTCTTCTTCGGAAGGGTGCACAAGAGGATGGTGAAACCCACTGACTTCCTAGGGCCCAGGATTTACCAGAGTCTGCGGGCGAAGTTCCCCAGACCGTTCGAACAGTACGACACCCACCTCCCTGGCCTGACACCCTACTCCATCCTGCTGCAGTTC GGCACTGAAGTagcaggctgcagcacccaAGAGCAAATGGAGTCTTTCTTGCGTGACTTTAACAACACTCTGCAAAACGAATTACAGCAAGAAGCCAACCTGAAGCCCAGTGAGTTCGTCTTCAGAGCTGCAATTGTTGCTTTCAGCATCTACAGAGACCCCGAGGATGGAGCAGCCCCCCCTCTCTTTTACGGAGCATCCCTGTCCTGCAGCGGGCTGCTGGAGAGGAAGATCATGATTGACATCCTGTGCATAAAGACGTGGCACAAGGCGGTGGCGTTCGCGGTGCACCACGGGGAGCACGATCTGGCCATTGTGTTCCCTGACAAGGTACAGTGCCGGGCCTTCTACTACAGGCACGGAGCCTTCATGGAAAAGCAGCCCTGCGTGAAATGCAGGGAGATGTTCCACGTTGACTTCCAGCCACCCGCAGACGGCACCAGGGAAAATTCCCAATGGCCATACGGTAACTGTGCCGAGAACGAGAGCCTGAgcaagctgctgcagggcatcccggggctgcaggagagggtTGTCTCGACACACACTCCCCCCCAGCCAAACACCTATCAGGCCATAGAGCAAGAATTTACAGACAGCATAGAAAGCAGTTTTAGAAATCACCTTGTCCAGttgcttcaggaaaataatttattttcttatcatcCTCTGCAACTCTTTTGA